The following proteins are encoded in a genomic region of Takifugu flavidus isolate HTHZ2018 chromosome 3, ASM371156v2, whole genome shotgun sequence:
- the LOC130523314 gene encoding mucin-5AC-like isoform X7, with protein MQVLVAALLQTEEITDALTFDPESGAPGQVLQLWTLKLSQTGTIGATQLQLRPSEFSGSCCTCSCACLQASLTFDLCHLCLSCVFTCVCRVFAAPTATTAELIVASTSAAATATAPTTKQATETDAATSDPATAPSATPPNSAPPAAPATSAQTSTVLTTSGGRRTGWWAEQWPRRSRPNVWLKLFFLFLRTLNPGETKMTDDNKGVATPTTGGATPTTGGATPTTAPPLTASPDSGAGSQTGSDRKTAQPDKQLWWILLPGLLVAAAAAIYLKFRSKKVHGQTEIMETGMENASFQSRPESAKDGVMLLGVKSSAGDENAAAR; from the exons ATGCAGGTCCTGGTTGCTGCGTTGCTTCAAACGGAGGAAATCACTGacgctttgacctttgaccccgagtCGGGCGCGCCGGGTCAGGTCCTCCAACTCTGGACTTTAAAGTTGAGCCAAACGGGAACAATTGGAGCAACTCAGCTGCAACTAAGACCATCGGAATTCTCCGGTTCTTGTTGCACGTGTTCCTGCGCTTGTCTGCAGGCgtcgctgacctttgacctttgccacCTATGTCTGTCCTGCgtgttcacctgtgtctgtcGTGTCTTTGCAGCACcgacagcaacaacagctgaacTGATAGTTGCCTCGACTTCTGCCGCTGCAACAGCGACGGCACCAACAACCAAACAGGCAACGGAAACCGACGCCGCCACGTCGGATCCAGCAACGGCACCTTCGGCAACGCCCCCGAACTCGGCGCCGCCAGCGGCACCGGCAACTTCCGCTCAGACGTCCACGGTCCTGACGACCAGCGGAGGGCGGCGGACCGGTTGGTGGGCGGAGCAATGGCCACGGCGGAGTCGCCCAAACGTGTGGCTGAAactcttcttcttgtttttgcGAACTTTGAATCCAGGAGAGACGAAGATGACCGACGACAACAAAG GTGTAGCCACTCCCACCACAGGTGGAGCCACTCCCACCACAGGTGGAGCCACTCCCaccacag CGCCGCCCCTGACGGCCTCTCCAGACAGCGGCGCTG GttctcagacaggaagtgacaggaaaACCGCCCAGCCAG ACAAGCAGCTGTGGTGGATCTTGTTGCCGGGCCTTCtggtcgccgccgccgccgccatttACCTCAAGTTCCGGAGCAAGAAGGTCCACGGCCAGACAG AAATCATGGAAACGGGAATGGAGAA CGCGTCCTTCCAGAGCCGACCCGAGAGCGCCAAAGATGGCGTCATGCTGCTCGGCGTGAAGTCATCGGCCGGGGACGAGAACG CTGCTGCGAgatga
- the LOC130523314 gene encoding mucin-5AC-like isoform X12 gives MQVLVAALLQTEEITDALTFDPESGAPGQVLQLWTLKLSQTGTIGATQLQLRPSEFSGSCCTCSCACLQASLTFDLCHLCLSCVFTCVCRVFAAPTATTAELIVASTSAAATATAPTTKQATETDAATSDPATAPSATPPNSAPPAAPATSAQTSTVLTTSGGRRTGWWAEQWPRRSRPNVWLKLFFLFLRTLNPGETKMTDDNKGGATPTTGVATPTTGGATPTTGGATPTTGSQTGSDRKTAQPDKQLWWILLPGLLVAAAAAIYLKFRSKKVHGQTEIMETGMENASFQSRPESAKDGVMLLGVKSSAGDENAAAR, from the exons ATGCAGGTCCTGGTTGCTGCGTTGCTTCAAACGGAGGAAATCACTGacgctttgacctttgaccccgagtCGGGCGCGCCGGGTCAGGTCCTCCAACTCTGGACTTTAAAGTTGAGCCAAACGGGAACAATTGGAGCAACTCAGCTGCAACTAAGACCATCGGAATTCTCCGGTTCTTGTTGCACGTGTTCCTGCGCTTGTCTGCAGGCgtcgctgacctttgacctttgccacCTATGTCTGTCCTGCgtgttcacctgtgtctgtcGTGTCTTTGCAGCACcgacagcaacaacagctgaacTGATAGTTGCCTCGACTTCTGCCGCTGCAACAGCGACGGCACCAACAACCAAACAGGCAACGGAAACCGACGCCGCCACGTCGGATCCAGCAACGGCACCTTCGGCAACGCCCCCGAACTCGGCGCCGCCAGCGGCACCGGCAACTTCCGCTCAGACGTCCACGGTCCTGACGACCAGCGGAGGGCGGCGGACCGGTTGGTGGGCGGAGCAATGGCCACGGCGGAGTCGCCCAAACGTGTGGCTGAAactcttcttcttgtttttgcGAACTTTGAATCCAGGAGAGACGAAGATGACCGACGACAACAAAG GTGGAGCCACTCCCACCACAGGTGTAGCCACTCCCACCACAGGTGGAGCCACTCCCACCACAGGTGGAGCCACTCCCaccacag GttctcagacaggaagtgacaggaaaACCGCCCAGCCAG ACAAGCAGCTGTGGTGGATCTTGTTGCCGGGCCTTCtggtcgccgccgccgccgccatttACCTCAAGTTCCGGAGCAAGAAGGTCCACGGCCAGACAG AAATCATGGAAACGGGAATGGAGAA CGCGTCCTTCCAGAGCCGACCCGAGAGCGCCAAAGATGGCGTCATGCTGCTCGGCGTGAAGTCATCGGCCGGGGACGAGAACG CTGCTGCGAgatga
- the LOC130523314 gene encoding uncharacterized protein LOC130523314 isoform X15, which yields MQVLVAALLQTEEITDALTFDPESGAPGQVLQLWTLKLSQTGTIGATQLQLRPSEFSGSCCTCSCACLQASLTFDLCHLCLSCVFTCVCRVFAAPTATTAELIVASTSAAATATAPTTKQATETDAATSDPATAPSATPPNSAPPAAPATSAQTSTVLTTSGGRRTGWWAEQWPRRSRPNVWLKLFFLFLRTLNPGETKMTDDNKGVATPTTGGATPTTGGATPTTDSGAGSQTGSDRKTAQPDKQLWWILLPGLLVAAAAAIYLKFRSKKVHGQTEIMETGMENASFQSRPESAKDGVMLLGVKSSAGDENAAAR from the exons ATGCAGGTCCTGGTTGCTGCGTTGCTTCAAACGGAGGAAATCACTGacgctttgacctttgaccccgagtCGGGCGCGCCGGGTCAGGTCCTCCAACTCTGGACTTTAAAGTTGAGCCAAACGGGAACAATTGGAGCAACTCAGCTGCAACTAAGACCATCGGAATTCTCCGGTTCTTGTTGCACGTGTTCCTGCGCTTGTCTGCAGGCgtcgctgacctttgacctttgccacCTATGTCTGTCCTGCgtgttcacctgtgtctgtcGTGTCTTTGCAGCACcgacagcaacaacagctgaacTGATAGTTGCCTCGACTTCTGCCGCTGCAACAGCGACGGCACCAACAACCAAACAGGCAACGGAAACCGACGCCGCCACGTCGGATCCAGCAACGGCACCTTCGGCAACGCCCCCGAACTCGGCGCCGCCAGCGGCACCGGCAACTTCCGCTCAGACGTCCACGGTCCTGACGACCAGCGGAGGGCGGCGGACCGGTTGGTGGGCGGAGCAATGGCCACGGCGGAGTCGCCCAAACGTGTGGCTGAAactcttcttcttgtttttgcGAACTTTGAATCCAGGAGAGACGAAGATGACCGACGACAACAAAG GTGTAGCCACTCCCACCACAGGTGGAGCCACTCCCACCACAG GTGGAGCCACTCCCACCACAG ACAGCGGCGCTG GttctcagacaggaagtgacaggaaaACCGCCCAGCCAG ACAAGCAGCTGTGGTGGATCTTGTTGCCGGGCCTTCtggtcgccgccgccgccgccatttACCTCAAGTTCCGGAGCAAGAAGGTCCACGGCCAGACAG AAATCATGGAAACGGGAATGGAGAA CGCGTCCTTCCAGAGCCGACCCGAGAGCGCCAAAGATGGCGTCATGCTGCTCGGCGTGAAGTCATCGGCCGGGGACGAGAACG CTGCTGCGAgatga
- the LOC130523314 gene encoding mucin-5AC-like isoform X4 — MQVLVAALLQTEEITDALTFDPESGAPGQVLQLWTLKLSQTGTIGATQLQLRPSEFSGSCCTCSCACLQASLTFDLCHLCLSCVFTCVCRVFAAPTATTAELIVASTSAAATATAPTTKQATETDAATSDPATAPSATPPNSAPPAAPATSAQTSTVLTTSGGRRTGWWAEQWPRRSRPNVWLKLFFLFLRTLNPGETKMTDDNKGVATPTTGGATPTTGGATLTTGGATPTTGVATPTTAPPLTASPDSGAGSQTGSDRKTAQPDKQLWWILLPGLLVAAAAAIYLKFRSKKVHGQTEIMETGMENASFQSRPESAKDGVMLLGVKSSAGDENAAAR, encoded by the exons ATGCAGGTCCTGGTTGCTGCGTTGCTTCAAACGGAGGAAATCACTGacgctttgacctttgaccccgagtCGGGCGCGCCGGGTCAGGTCCTCCAACTCTGGACTTTAAAGTTGAGCCAAACGGGAACAATTGGAGCAACTCAGCTGCAACTAAGACCATCGGAATTCTCCGGTTCTTGTTGCACGTGTTCCTGCGCTTGTCTGCAGGCgtcgctgacctttgacctttgccacCTATGTCTGTCCTGCgtgttcacctgtgtctgtcGTGTCTTTGCAGCACcgacagcaacaacagctgaacTGATAGTTGCCTCGACTTCTGCCGCTGCAACAGCGACGGCACCAACAACCAAACAGGCAACGGAAACCGACGCCGCCACGTCGGATCCAGCAACGGCACCTTCGGCAACGCCCCCGAACTCGGCGCCGCCAGCGGCACCGGCAACTTCCGCTCAGACGTCCACGGTCCTGACGACCAGCGGAGGGCGGCGGACCGGTTGGTGGGCGGAGCAATGGCCACGGCGGAGTCGCCCAAACGTGTGGCTGAAactcttcttcttgtttttgcGAACTTTGAATCCAGGAGAGACGAAGATGACCGACGACAACAAAG GTGTAGCCACTCCCACCACAGGTGGAGCCACTCCCACCACAGGTGGAGCCACTCTCACCACAGGTGGAGCCACTCCCACCACAGGTGTAGCCACTCCCACCACAG CGCCGCCCCTGACGGCCTCTCCAGACAGCGGCGCTG GttctcagacaggaagtgacaggaaaACCGCCCAGCCAG ACAAGCAGCTGTGGTGGATCTTGTTGCCGGGCCTTCtggtcgccgccgccgccgccatttACCTCAAGTTCCGGAGCAAGAAGGTCCACGGCCAGACAG AAATCATGGAAACGGGAATGGAGAA CGCGTCCTTCCAGAGCCGACCCGAGAGCGCCAAAGATGGCGTCATGCTGCTCGGCGTGAAGTCATCGGCCGGGGACGAGAACG CTGCTGCGAgatga
- the LOC130523314 gene encoding mucin-5AC-like isoform X11 encodes MQVLVAALLQTEEITDALTFDPESGAPGQVLQLWTLKLSQTGTIGATQLQLRPSEFSGSCCTCSCACLQASLTFDLCHLCLSCVFTCVCRVFAAPTATTAELIVASTSAAATATAPTTKQATETDAATSDPATAPSATPPNSAPPAAPATSAQTSTVLTTSGGRRTGWWAEQWPRRSRPNVWLKLFFLFLRTLNPGETKMTDDNKGVATPTTGGATPTTGGATPTTGGATPTTGSQTGSDRKTAQPDKQLWWILLPGLLVAAAAAIYLKFRSKKVHGQTEIMETGMENASFQSRPESAKDGVMLLGVKSSAGDENAAAR; translated from the exons ATGCAGGTCCTGGTTGCTGCGTTGCTTCAAACGGAGGAAATCACTGacgctttgacctttgaccccgagtCGGGCGCGCCGGGTCAGGTCCTCCAACTCTGGACTTTAAAGTTGAGCCAAACGGGAACAATTGGAGCAACTCAGCTGCAACTAAGACCATCGGAATTCTCCGGTTCTTGTTGCACGTGTTCCTGCGCTTGTCTGCAGGCgtcgctgacctttgacctttgccacCTATGTCTGTCCTGCgtgttcacctgtgtctgtcGTGTCTTTGCAGCACcgacagcaacaacagctgaacTGATAGTTGCCTCGACTTCTGCCGCTGCAACAGCGACGGCACCAACAACCAAACAGGCAACGGAAACCGACGCCGCCACGTCGGATCCAGCAACGGCACCTTCGGCAACGCCCCCGAACTCGGCGCCGCCAGCGGCACCGGCAACTTCCGCTCAGACGTCCACGGTCCTGACGACCAGCGGAGGGCGGCGGACCGGTTGGTGGGCGGAGCAATGGCCACGGCGGAGTCGCCCAAACGTGTGGCTGAAactcttcttcttgtttttgcGAACTTTGAATCCAGGAGAGACGAAGATGACCGACGACAACAAAG GTGTAGCCACTCCCACCACAGGTGGAGCCACTCCCACCACAG GTGGAGCCACTCCCACCACAGGTGGAGCCACTCCCaccacag GttctcagacaggaagtgacaggaaaACCGCCCAGCCAG ACAAGCAGCTGTGGTGGATCTTGTTGCCGGGCCTTCtggtcgccgccgccgccgccatttACCTCAAGTTCCGGAGCAAGAAGGTCCACGGCCAGACAG AAATCATGGAAACGGGAATGGAGAA CGCGTCCTTCCAGAGCCGACCCGAGAGCGCCAAAGATGGCGTCATGCTGCTCGGCGTGAAGTCATCGGCCGGGGACGAGAACG CTGCTGCGAgatga
- the LOC130523314 gene encoding mucin-5B-like isoform X6, producing MQVLVAALLQTEEITDALTFDPESGAPGQVLQLWTLKLSQTGTIGATQLQLRPSEFSGSCCTCSCACLQASLTFDLCHLCLSCVFTCVCRVFAAPTATTAELIVASTSAAATATAPTTKQATETDAATSDPATAPSATPPNSAPPAAPATSAQTSTVLTTSGGRRTGWWAEQWPRRSRPNVWLKLFFLFLRTLNPGETKMTDDNKGVATPTTGGATPTTGGATPTTGGATPTTAPPLTASPDSGAGSQTGSDRKTAQPDKQLWWILLPGLLVAAAAAIYLKFRSKKVHGQTEIMETGMENASFQSRPESAKDGVMLLGVKSSAGDENAAAR from the exons ATGCAGGTCCTGGTTGCTGCGTTGCTTCAAACGGAGGAAATCACTGacgctttgacctttgaccccgagtCGGGCGCGCCGGGTCAGGTCCTCCAACTCTGGACTTTAAAGTTGAGCCAAACGGGAACAATTGGAGCAACTCAGCTGCAACTAAGACCATCGGAATTCTCCGGTTCTTGTTGCACGTGTTCCTGCGCTTGTCTGCAGGCgtcgctgacctttgacctttgccacCTATGTCTGTCCTGCgtgttcacctgtgtctgtcGTGTCTTTGCAGCACcgacagcaacaacagctgaacTGATAGTTGCCTCGACTTCTGCCGCTGCAACAGCGACGGCACCAACAACCAAACAGGCAACGGAAACCGACGCCGCCACGTCGGATCCAGCAACGGCACCTTCGGCAACGCCCCCGAACTCGGCGCCGCCAGCGGCACCGGCAACTTCCGCTCAGACGTCCACGGTCCTGACGACCAGCGGAGGGCGGCGGACCGGTTGGTGGGCGGAGCAATGGCCACGGCGGAGTCGCCCAAACGTGTGGCTGAAactcttcttcttgtttttgcGAACTTTGAATCCAGGAGAGACGAAGATGACCGACGACAACAAAG GTGTAGCCACTCCCACCACAGGTGGAGCCACTCCCACCACAG GTGGAGCCACTCCCACCACAGGTGGAGCCACTCCCaccacag CGCCGCCCCTGACGGCCTCTCCAGACAGCGGCGCTG GttctcagacaggaagtgacaggaaaACCGCCCAGCCAG ACAAGCAGCTGTGGTGGATCTTGTTGCCGGGCCTTCtggtcgccgccgccgccgccatttACCTCAAGTTCCGGAGCAAGAAGGTCCACGGCCAGACAG AAATCATGGAAACGGGAATGGAGAA CGCGTCCTTCCAGAGCCGACCCGAGAGCGCCAAAGATGGCGTCATGCTGCTCGGCGTGAAGTCATCGGCCGGGGACGAGAACG CTGCTGCGAgatga
- the LOC130523314 gene encoding uncharacterized protein LOC130523314 isoform X14: MQVLVAALLQTEEITDALTFDPESGAPGQVLQLWTLKLSQTGTIGATQLQLRPSEFSGSCCTCSCACLQASLTFDLCHLCLSCVFTCVCRVFAAPTATTAELIVASTSAAATATAPTTKQATETDAATSDPATAPSATPPNSAPPAAPATSAQTSTVLTTSGGRRTGWWAEQWPRRSRPNVWLKLFFLFLRTLNPGETKMTDDNKGVATPTTGGATPTTGGATPTTDSGAGSQTGSDRKTAQPDKQLWWILLPGLLVAAAAAIYLKFRSKKVHGQTEIMETGMENASFQSRPESAKDGVMLLGVKSSAGDENAAAR; the protein is encoded by the exons ATGCAGGTCCTGGTTGCTGCGTTGCTTCAAACGGAGGAAATCACTGacgctttgacctttgaccccgagtCGGGCGCGCCGGGTCAGGTCCTCCAACTCTGGACTTTAAAGTTGAGCCAAACGGGAACAATTGGAGCAACTCAGCTGCAACTAAGACCATCGGAATTCTCCGGTTCTTGTTGCACGTGTTCCTGCGCTTGTCTGCAGGCgtcgctgacctttgacctttgccacCTATGTCTGTCCTGCgtgttcacctgtgtctgtcGTGTCTTTGCAGCACcgacagcaacaacagctgaacTGATAGTTGCCTCGACTTCTGCCGCTGCAACAGCGACGGCACCAACAACCAAACAGGCAACGGAAACCGACGCCGCCACGTCGGATCCAGCAACGGCACCTTCGGCAACGCCCCCGAACTCGGCGCCGCCAGCGGCACCGGCAACTTCCGCTCAGACGTCCACGGTCCTGACGACCAGCGGAGGGCGGCGGACCGGTTGGTGGGCGGAGCAATGGCCACGGCGGAGTCGCCCAAACGTGTGGCTGAAactcttcttcttgtttttgcGAACTTTGAATCCAGGAGAGACGAAGATGACCGACGACAACAAAG GTGTAGCCACTCCCACCACAGGTGGAGCCACTCCCACCACAGGTGGAGCCACTCCCaccacag ACAGCGGCGCTG GttctcagacaggaagtgacaggaaaACCGCCCAGCCAG ACAAGCAGCTGTGGTGGATCTTGTTGCCGGGCCTTCtggtcgccgccgccgccgccatttACCTCAAGTTCCGGAGCAAGAAGGTCCACGGCCAGACAG AAATCATGGAAACGGGAATGGAGAA CGCGTCCTTCCAGAGCCGACCCGAGAGCGCCAAAGATGGCGTCATGCTGCTCGGCGTGAAGTCATCGGCCGGGGACGAGAACG CTGCTGCGAgatga
- the LOC130523314 gene encoding mucin-5AC-like isoform X10, producing the protein MQVLVAALLQTEEITDALTFDPESGAPGQVLQLWTLKLSQTGTIGATQLQLRPSEFSGSCCTCSCACLQASLTFDLCHLCLSCVFTCVCRVFAAPTATTAELIVASTSAAATATAPTTKQATETDAATSDPATAPSATPPNSAPPAAPATSAQTSTVLTTSGGRRTGWWAEQWPRRSRPNVWLKLFFLFLRTLNPGETKMTDDNKGVATPTTGGATPTTGGATPTTGGATPTTDSGAGSQTGSDRKTAQPDKQLWWILLPGLLVAAAAAIYLKFRSKKVHGQTEIMETGMENASFQSRPESAKDGVMLLGVKSSAGDENAAAR; encoded by the exons ATGCAGGTCCTGGTTGCTGCGTTGCTTCAAACGGAGGAAATCACTGacgctttgacctttgaccccgagtCGGGCGCGCCGGGTCAGGTCCTCCAACTCTGGACTTTAAAGTTGAGCCAAACGGGAACAATTGGAGCAACTCAGCTGCAACTAAGACCATCGGAATTCTCCGGTTCTTGTTGCACGTGTTCCTGCGCTTGTCTGCAGGCgtcgctgacctttgacctttgccacCTATGTCTGTCCTGCgtgttcacctgtgtctgtcGTGTCTTTGCAGCACcgacagcaacaacagctgaacTGATAGTTGCCTCGACTTCTGCCGCTGCAACAGCGACGGCACCAACAACCAAACAGGCAACGGAAACCGACGCCGCCACGTCGGATCCAGCAACGGCACCTTCGGCAACGCCCCCGAACTCGGCGCCGCCAGCGGCACCGGCAACTTCCGCTCAGACGTCCACGGTCCTGACGACCAGCGGAGGGCGGCGGACCGGTTGGTGGGCGGAGCAATGGCCACGGCGGAGTCGCCCAAACGTGTGGCTGAAactcttcttcttgtttttgcGAACTTTGAATCCAGGAGAGACGAAGATGACCGACGACAACAAAG GTGTAGCCACTCCCACCACAGGTGGAGCCACTCCCACCACAG GTGGAGCCACTCCCACCACAGGTGGAGCCACTCCCaccacag ACAGCGGCGCTG GttctcagacaggaagtgacaggaaaACCGCCCAGCCAG ACAAGCAGCTGTGGTGGATCTTGTTGCCGGGCCTTCtggtcgccgccgccgccgccatttACCTCAAGTTCCGGAGCAAGAAGGTCCACGGCCAGACAG AAATCATGGAAACGGGAATGGAGAA CGCGTCCTTCCAGAGCCGACCCGAGAGCGCCAAAGATGGCGTCATGCTGCTCGGCGTGAAGTCATCGGCCGGGGACGAGAACG CTGCTGCGAgatga